The following are encoded in a window of Nitrospirota bacterium genomic DNA:
- a CDS encoding heme peroxidase family protein → MSRRTRALISMGALGMISCSALFAVPGVAVSGDERRDVRGDGGNNVHVTAPVKLSRPDDVYVRMFSGLPAFAPASDEMRERAKQLGAKGGLLDPSDLLTDPIQSILNPAVFSPNNPDNPNMTAGMTFIGQFLDHDITLDLKSPLLQPTDPRRTTNFRTAAFDLDSLYGDGPKDSPQLYDQRSVDIKFRVEVIPGSEAVSRKGAVRYDLPRDANNNAIIGDSRNDEHVILSQFHLAMLRFHNAVVDHLRAKPALAGASPERIFDMAQRLVRWHYQWIVLNEFLPVTIGQERVTDILRKGPRFYNVDDTVSSQRFRNTRRDIMIPIEFAVAAYRFGHSQVRPSYRLNFGSDSGAPFFAFIFDDSIDPNELDPNDLRGGKRAPRRFVDWQTFFNFGDGNFRPNKKIDTKLSTVLMQLPGSRGPAPGLPSDGVQSLASRNLMRHVNFGIPSGQAIARVLGVPALSPAQLADVQPFGMDRSTPLWYYILKEAEVMEGGLRLGPVGGQIVGEVFVGLLKADRTSYLATERDWKPVLPSATPGEFHITDLLTFAGVVPPLN, encoded by the coding sequence ATGTCACGAAGGACACGCGCACTCATTTCGATGGGTGCTTTGGGGATGATCTCCTGTTCGGCGTTGTTTGCCGTTCCAGGGGTTGCGGTTTCAGGTGATGAGCGGAGGGATGTCCGTGGAGATGGGGGGAACAATGTCCATGTGACGGCTCCTGTAAAATTATCGAGGCCGGACGATGTCTATGTGCGAATGTTCTCCGGATTGCCGGCCTTCGCTCCTGCATCCGATGAGATGCGCGAGCGGGCGAAGCAGCTGGGGGCAAAGGGCGGGTTGCTGGACCCATCGGATCTTCTGACGGACCCGATCCAGTCGATCTTGAATCCCGCGGTGTTCAGTCCCAACAATCCGGATAATCCCAACATGACGGCCGGCATGACTTTCATCGGGCAATTCCTCGATCACGATATCACGTTGGATTTGAAGTCTCCGTTGCTGCAACCAACCGATCCGCGGCGGACGACGAACTTCCGCACGGCGGCGTTCGATCTCGACAGCCTCTATGGGGACGGGCCGAAGGATTCGCCCCAGCTGTACGATCAACGTTCCGTTGATATCAAGTTTCGCGTGGAGGTTATCCCTGGGTCGGAGGCGGTCTCCCGTAAGGGGGCCGTGCGTTATGACCTGCCGCGCGATGCCAATAATAATGCCATTATCGGCGACAGCCGGAACGATGAACACGTGATCCTCAGCCAGTTTCATCTGGCGATGCTGCGGTTTCATAACGCGGTGGTCGACCACCTGCGCGCCAAGCCAGCCCTTGCCGGGGCCTCGCCCGAACGTATCTTTGACATGGCGCAGCGCCTCGTCCGGTGGCACTATCAATGGATTGTGTTGAACGAGTTTCTGCCAGTGACCATTGGGCAGGAACGTGTGACAGATATTCTCCGGAAGGGCCCGCGTTTCTATAACGTGGATGACACGGTCTCATCTCAGCGCTTTCGGAATACACGCCGAGATATCATGATCCCCATCGAGTTTGCTGTTGCCGCCTATCGATTCGGCCATTCGCAGGTGCGACCGAGTTATCGCCTGAACTTCGGTTCGGACAGCGGCGCGCCATTTTTTGCGTTCATCTTCGACGATTCCATCGACCCGAACGAGCTTGACCCCAATGACCTTCGAGGCGGAAAACGGGCTCCACGCCGATTTGTCGATTGGCAGACCTTCTTCAACTTCGGTGATGGAAACTTCAGGCCGAACAAGAAGATCGATACCAAGCTGTCCACGGTCCTCATGCAGTTGCCTGGCTCCCGTGGGCCCGCGCCTGGCCTGCCGTCAGACGGGGTGCAATCGCTGGCCTCCCGTAATCTGATGCGGCACGTCAATTTCGGTATCCCCTCGGGCCAGGCGATTGCGAGGGTCTTGGGTGTGCCGGCTCTGTCCCCGGCACAGCTCGCGGACGTGCAGCCATTTGGCATGGACCGAAGCACGCCGCTCTGGTACTACATTTTGAAGGAGGCGGAAGTCATGGAAGGTGGGCTTCGTCTCGGACCGGTCGGGGGACAGATTGTCGGAGAGGTCTTCGTGGGGCTGCTCAAAGCCGATCGCACCTCCTACCTGGCGACGGAGCGGGATTGGAAGCCGGTGTTGCCATCCGCCACACCGGGAGAGTTTCACATCACAGACTTGCTCACATTTGCCGGCGTGGTTCCGCCGCTGAACTAG
- a CDS encoding diguanylate cyclase encodes MNPSLPGRRILLLHNELAPIVTLTSALEKAGFQVVEGNLPDLALHELVHDPPCLILATEGAGGHSAETLTRNLKHDAFLGRLPLILFVRDSRLNDIDWGELGVDDFITIPYRPEDVVHRVRLCLSRLTRSLDANPLTRLSGNTTILFETTARIQSGQPFALAYVDIDNFKSFNDRYGYGRGDEVLIVACRILSTVVGELAGAEGFVGHVGGDDFVFMSRPDRIDAICQTVIKRFDLVIPDFYDRDDRLKGYIDSIDRRGNKEQFPMMSLSIAVVTNERCPITHPGDVSKIASELKKRAKALKGSVYVKDQRGLASDAATASPQPAEQNDSSVHE; translated from the coding sequence ATGAACCCATCCCTACCAGGACGGCGCATTCTCCTCCTGCACAATGAACTTGCCCCTATCGTCACCTTAACCTCGGCCTTGGAGAAAGCCGGCTTCCAAGTCGTGGAAGGAAACCTCCCGGACCTCGCGCTGCACGAACTCGTGCACGATCCTCCCTGTCTCATCCTGGCGACAGAAGGAGCCGGGGGCCATTCGGCGGAAACACTCACGCGAAACCTCAAGCACGATGCCTTCCTCGGGCGACTGCCGTTGATCCTCTTCGTCCGGGACAGCCGACTCAACGATATCGACTGGGGTGAATTGGGAGTCGACGATTTCATCACCATCCCCTATCGCCCTGAAGACGTGGTGCACCGTGTGCGCCTCTGCCTGAGCCGCCTGACCCGTTCGCTCGATGCCAACCCCCTCACCCGGCTTTCAGGCAATACCACCATCCTGTTCGAAACCACCGCCAGAATTCAGAGCGGTCAACCCTTCGCCTTGGCCTACGTCGATATCGACAATTTCAAATCCTTCAACGACCGCTACGGCTATGGCCGTGGAGACGAAGTCCTCATCGTCGCCTGCCGCATCCTCTCGACGGTGGTGGGAGAACTCGCCGGCGCAGAAGGATTTGTCGGACATGTCGGGGGAGACGACTTTGTGTTCATGAGCCGGCCAGACCGCATCGACGCCATCTGCCAAACCGTCATCAAACGCTTCGATCTGGTGATCCCTGATTTCTACGACCGTGACGATCGCCTCAAGGGCTATATCGATTCCATCGATCGGCGAGGCAACAAAGAGCAATTTCCGATGATGAGTCTCTCGATCGCCGTCGTGACCAACGAACGCTGTCCCATTACACATCCCGGAGATGTGAGTAAGATCGCTTCCGAACTGAAGAAGCGCGCCAAGGCGCTGAAGGGCAGCGTCTACGTCAAAGACCAGCGCGGCCTGGCCAGCGATGCTGCCACTGCAAGCCCACAGCCGGCCGAGCAGAACGATTCATCTGTGCACGAGTAA
- a CDS encoding HDOD domain-containing protein produces MTTFNPTDLRNRIEKLGDLPTLPHVVQRLAAMIGSPTVSTEEIGSIIEKDQVLAAKVLRLANSPFYGFPSRISSVAHAVIVLGFNVVKGLTLCASALNIMKDAGMDQLWRHSLGVAITANLLAARLEIKNPEELFVAGLLHDIGKVVLYVKWADVGDQIKKAYKAGGDRSLFDVEKELTGLSHAEIGGYLANAWHLPVTLREPILYHHAPTLAKEATVQTAIVHIADILVKGLACGNPGDDLIPPLSKAAWDIVGLDEQTLADYIAKASSEFATIDDYL; encoded by the coding sequence ATGACCACATTCAATCCGACAGACCTGCGCAACCGGATCGAAAAACTCGGAGACCTGCCGACGCTCCCCCATGTCGTACAGCGGCTTGCCGCCATGATCGGCAGCCCGACGGTGTCGACCGAGGAGATCGGCTCGATCATCGAAAAAGATCAAGTCCTCGCGGCCAAAGTCCTGCGGCTTGCCAATTCACCGTTTTATGGATTCCCCTCCCGCATCAGTTCGGTGGCCCATGCGGTCATCGTCCTGGGATTCAACGTCGTGAAGGGACTCACCCTCTGCGCCTCGGCGCTCAATATCATGAAAGACGCCGGCATGGATCAGTTGTGGCGTCATTCCCTGGGTGTGGCCATCACGGCCAACCTCCTGGCAGCCAGACTGGAGATCAAAAACCCCGAAGAACTGTTTGTCGCAGGCCTGCTACACGACATCGGAAAAGTCGTCCTCTACGTCAAATGGGCCGATGTCGGAGACCAGATCAAAAAGGCCTACAAAGCAGGAGGCGACCGCTCACTCTTCGACGTGGAGAAGGAACTCACGGGCCTCTCACATGCAGAGATCGGCGGCTACCTGGCCAATGCCTGGCATCTACCGGTCACGCTCCGCGAGCCGATCCTCTACCACCATGCGCCGACGCTCGCCAAGGAAGCCACGGTGCAAACGGCCATCGTCCATATAGCCGATATCCTGGTCAAAGGCCTGGCTTGCGGCAACCCGGGGGATGACCTCATCCCGCCGCTCTCGAAAGCAGCCTGGGACATAGTCGGCCTCGACGAACAGACGTTGGCGGACTATATCGCCAAGGCCTCGAGCGAATTTGCCACCATCGACGATTATCTATGA
- a CDS encoding DUF5069 domain-containing protein — protein MDLRTAFPRSMRFTLEGYVHLARMIDKCRAVLAGTEGEYIYPCPMDDRLMEFAGITADQFTAAVTANPTDDAVAQWFRKIAKPHNASELKLWNGLMLTRGPSSPEKQQYFNQLRDAVDPSRTDLTAWSDLQDLEEGRTVPRRP, from the coding sequence ATGGATCTAAGAACGGCATTCCCCCGCAGCATGCGATTCACGCTGGAAGGCTATGTCCATCTGGCGCGCATGATCGATAAGTGCCGTGCCGTATTGGCCGGCACCGAAGGCGAATATATTTATCCCTGCCCGATGGACGATCGGCTGATGGAATTCGCCGGCATCACAGCCGATCAGTTCACCGCAGCCGTCACAGCCAATCCCACTGATGACGCAGTAGCCCAGTGGTTCAGGAAAATTGCGAAACCACACAACGCCTCTGAGCTCAAGCTCTGGAACGGCTTAATGCTGACCCGCGGACCGAGCAGCCCCGAGAAACAACAGTACTTCAACCAGCTCAGAGACGCCGTCGATCCTTCCCGCACCGACCTCACCGCCTGGTCCGATCTCCAAGACTTAGAAGAAGGCCGCACCGTTCCGCGAAGGCCATAG
- a CDS encoding DUF3386 family protein, whose translation MEQQKPKQEETPVADDPKAREMLRQAFEKTARWPKDFTGFTADLTVNVNGKETKGPVMVKGPREVSVQLGDPEVQKWAQEQLGSIAVHRGPRSFEESDGKYSLTMEEDGHPFGTKLNIHGSNSFYRLKDNRITQINRKMAHPGMTPFAFTINVEESSLTQDQKNLTTKYCVYYYSPTDGKLNNVESFTDSYVRVGSSDLPATRRIITYENGAVVVKNLTFTNHKLV comes from the coding sequence ATGGAACAACAGAAGCCAAAACAAGAAGAAACCCCGGTCGCCGACGATCCAAAGGCTCGTGAAATGCTTCGGCAAGCCTTCGAGAAGACCGCGCGCTGGCCCAAGGACTTCACGGGATTTACCGCTGATTTGACCGTCAATGTGAACGGAAAAGAGACCAAGGGACCGGTCATGGTCAAGGGCCCGCGTGAAGTTTCGGTCCAACTGGGAGACCCCGAGGTACAGAAGTGGGCACAGGAGCAGCTCGGCTCGATCGCCGTGCACCGTGGCCCGAGAAGCTTCGAAGAGTCGGACGGCAAATACTCCTTAACGATGGAAGAAGATGGGCATCCCTTCGGCACGAAGCTGAACATTCACGGCTCGAACTCCTTCTATCGTCTCAAAGACAATCGCATCACCCAGATCAATCGCAAGATGGCGCACCCAGGTATGACGCCGTTCGCCTTCACGATCAATGTCGAAGAAAGCTCCCTCACTCAGGATCAGAAGAACCTCACGACGAAGTACTGCGTCTACTACTACTCCCCGACCGACGGAAAGCTGAACAACGTCGAAAGTTTCACCGATAGCTATGTGCGTGTCGGATCATCGGATCTGCCGGCCACCCGCCGCATCATTACCTATGAAAACGGGGCGGTCGTCGTAAAGAACCTCACGTTCACGAATCATAAACTGGTTTAA
- a CDS encoding ATP-dependent Clp protease adaptor ClpS — protein MAGTKTPFAPPVPIETASTVTGSGLDARVIVFNCECHTYEQVVGLFCQYIPGMTSSKAFELAWKIDHDGEAIVFAGGLTQAEEIAAKLAGGGLRVAVQ, from the coding sequence ATGGCCGGCACAAAAACTCCCTTTGCACCTCCCGTCCCGATCGAAACTGCCAGTACCGTCACCGGGAGCGGACTCGATGCGCGAGTGATCGTGTTCAATTGCGAATGCCACACCTACGAGCAAGTAGTTGGGCTCTTCTGCCAATATATTCCAGGCATGACCAGCTCGAAAGCCTTCGAGCTGGCATGGAAAATCGATCATGACGGAGAAGCCATCGTGTTTGCCGGGGGGCTGACACAAGCGGAAGAGATCGCGGCAAAGTTGGCAGGCGGTGGACTACGAGTGGCTGTGCAATAA